In a single window of the uncultured Dysgonomonas sp. genome:
- a CDS encoding class I SAM-dependent methyltransferase: MKLLYKVRHHRGHGIHSPFVFNLVTKVIEEKAPYHAYDDIKFALDSLTEKHFKLNKQNKLMFKLANHFEVKRVLEIGSGFGVNTLCLTAPSSSIECTCVEISEQKAALARKLHHNWPRKINLHTEEKLPVLADKQDCILIDLNNYNHLPADINKYLMELSHEKTFIIVKGIRTNKRYQMLWRSILNIESRTAVLDLFNTGILFFDKQLYRWNYQISF; encoded by the coding sequence TTGAAATTATTATATAAAGTACGCCATCACCGGGGACATGGTATACATTCCCCCTTTGTATTCAATCTGGTAACAAAAGTGATAGAAGAAAAAGCTCCCTATCATGCTTATGATGATATAAAATTCGCGCTCGACAGCCTGACGGAAAAACATTTTAAGCTAAATAAACAGAATAAGCTGATGTTTAAGCTGGCCAATCATTTCGAGGTGAAACGCGTTTTGGAAATAGGTTCCGGCTTTGGAGTCAACACCCTTTGCCTGACTGCGCCGTCTTCGAGTATAGAATGTACATGTGTCGAGATATCGGAACAAAAAGCAGCGTTGGCCCGGAAGTTACATCATAACTGGCCAAGAAAGATAAATTTGCATACGGAAGAAAAATTGCCTGTTTTAGCAGATAAACAGGACTGTATATTGATCGACCTCAACAATTATAATCATTTGCCTGCGGATATAAATAAGTACCTGATGGAACTGTCACATGAAAAAACATTCATTATTGTGAAAGGTATCCGAACAAACAAACGCTATCAGATGTTATGGAGAAGTATTTTAAATATAGAGTCGCGGACGGCTGTACTCGATCTGTTTAATACCGGAATTTTGTTTTTCGACAAACAGCTGTACAGGTGGAATTATCAGATCAGCTTTTAA
- a CDS encoding porin family protein translates to MTNRFFILLLFSSLFTVVVNGQNKKFEPEWNVGVGFGPTLSSISFDPNRALNYGGTISTKNLQQFAGGLAIRYITEKNLGLIAELNYSQQGWEQYFEPSESGEPSPYEHSHQLNYLELPILTHIYFGNKVRVFFNLGPKLSFLLSDSEKMNQALSDALASGNLGTSFMTYQYYRKAERKIDYALMGGMGLEFRSGIGHFALEGRYTFGLGDIYKNSKSDFFNRSANRVISVKLTYYVKLF, encoded by the coding sequence ATGACAAACAGATTCTTTATCCTATTATTGTTTTCGTCACTCTTTACCGTTGTAGTAAACGGACAGAATAAGAAGTTCGAACCGGAGTGGAACGTAGGTGTCGGCTTCGGCCCTACACTTTCATCAATTAGCTTCGACCCTAACAGGGCGCTCAATTACGGGGGAACTATAAGCACTAAAAATCTCCAGCAGTTTGCCGGGGGACTTGCTATACGCTATATTACCGAAAAGAATCTGGGGCTTATTGCCGAACTGAACTATTCTCAACAAGGATGGGAGCAATACTTTGAGCCGAGTGAATCGGGTGAACCATCCCCATACGAGCATTCCCATCAATTAAATTATCTGGAACTACCTATCCTTACCCATATCTACTTTGGTAATAAGGTACGTGTATTCTTTAATTTGGGGCCCAAGCTAAGCTTCCTCCTCAGTGACAGTGAAAAGATGAATCAGGCGCTGTCCGACGCTCTGGCAAGCGGCAATCTGGGTACTTCCTTTATGACATATCAATATTACCGCAAGGCAGAAAGAAAGATAGATTATGCACTTATGGGAGGCATGGGGCTCGAATTCAGGTCGGGCATCGGCCATTTTGCCTTAGAAGGACGCTATACATTCGGCCTTGGAGATATTTACAAAAACAGCAAATCCGATTTTTTCAACCGCTCTGCCAACAGGGTTATTTCTGTTAAGTTGACCTACTACGTTAAGCTCTTCTGA
- a CDS encoding GNAT family N-acetyltransferase — protein MEYNIIHNEEKSRFETEVEGLLSLVDYRKRDNVFLVTHTEVPPQLEGRGIAGALTKTLLDYIRDNGYKVRPICPYTKAYIQRHPEYEDIVVGNEG, from the coding sequence ATGGAATATAACATCATACATAACGAAGAAAAAAGCCGCTTCGAAACAGAAGTGGAAGGCCTCTTATCTCTTGTAGATTACAGAAAGAGGGATAATGTTTTTCTGGTGACGCATACCGAAGTTCCTCCTCAACTGGAAGGACGCGGCATTGCCGGTGCTCTGACCAAGACATTACTCGATTATATCCGGGACAACGGCTATAAGGTACGTCCAATCTGCCCTTATACAAAAGCATATATACAGCGCCATCCTGAGTATGAGGATATCGTGGTAGGAAATGAGGGATAG
- the uvrB gene encoding excinuclease ABC subunit UvrB, with protein MDFKLTSYYNPTGDQPAAIAALSEGIIQNLPSQTLLGVTGSGKTFTVANVIQNVNKPTLVLSHNKTLAAQLYSEFKTFFPDNAVEYFVSYYDYYQPEAYIPSTNTYIEKDLSINEEIEKLRLATTTSLLSGRRDVIVVSSVSCLYGMGNPEDFENSTISIHVGQKLVRDVFLRGLVSALYSRNEIEPKAGNFRVKGDTVDVFLAYGDPIVRVVFWGDEIESIECLDPLSGVKIDKYDDFRIYPANLFVTTKDRMVRAIAEIEIDLGRQVDFLQSIGKHLEAKRLYERVTYDLEMIREVGHCSGIENYSRYFDNRKPGTRPFCLLDFFPEDFMLVIDESHVTIPQIRAMYGGDHSRKENLVEYGFRLPAALDNRPLKFEEFESLVPQTIYVSATPADYELMKSEGIVVEQLIRPTGLLDPPIDVRPSLNQIDDLMEEIQTRVDKNERTLVTTLTKRMAEELTAYLLNNGMKCSYIHSDVDTLDRVQIMDDLRSGEFDVLVGVNLLREGLDLPEVSLVAILDADKEGFLRSHRSLTQTVGRAARNVNGKVIFYADKITESMEKTINETNRRREIQMAYNKEHGITPQQIRKARTSVFSLRKEEQFSVKSYTQDSSIAIASEDKIQYMTKDELKKAIEKARKQMSAAAKKLEFLEAAQFRDQVIKLEDELKAKK; from the coding sequence ATGGATTTCAAATTAACCTCTTACTACAACCCCACCGGAGATCAACCTGCTGCAATTGCGGCTCTGTCGGAGGGCATTATACAAAATCTACCTTCACAAACATTGCTTGGAGTGACAGGCTCCGGAAAAACCTTTACGGTCGCCAATGTTATCCAGAATGTGAATAAGCCCACTTTAGTACTTAGCCATAACAAGACTTTGGCAGCACAGCTATATAGTGAGTTTAAGACTTTTTTCCCTGACAATGCAGTCGAATATTTTGTCTCTTATTATGATTATTATCAGCCCGAGGCATATATTCCTTCCACAAATACATATATAGAAAAAGACCTTTCAATAAACGAAGAGATAGAGAAACTCCGGCTGGCAACGACTACATCTTTGCTGTCGGGCCGGCGCGATGTCATAGTGGTATCATCCGTTTCCTGCCTTTATGGTATGGGGAATCCGGAGGACTTTGAGAATTCGACCATCTCCATACATGTCGGTCAAAAACTTGTACGTGATGTGTTTTTGCGGGGGCTGGTCAGCGCTCTGTATTCCCGTAATGAGATTGAGCCAAAAGCGGGTAATTTCAGGGTAAAAGGCGACACGGTCGATGTGTTTCTTGCCTATGGAGACCCTATAGTGAGGGTCGTATTCTGGGGAGATGAGATAGAGAGTATAGAATGCCTCGACCCTCTGAGCGGAGTCAAGATAGATAAGTATGACGATTTTCGTATCTATCCCGCCAACCTTTTCGTGACCACCAAAGACCGTATGGTAAGGGCTATTGCCGAAATAGAGATAGACCTCGGACGGCAGGTCGATTTTTTACAGTCGATAGGAAAACATCTGGAGGCAAAGCGGCTTTATGAACGTGTAACATACGACCTGGAGATGATCCGTGAAGTAGGACATTGCTCCGGTATAGAAAACTATTCGCGCTATTTCGACAACCGTAAACCGGGTACACGTCCGTTCTGCCTGCTAGACTTCTTCCCTGAGGATTTTATGCTTGTAATAGACGAGAGCCATGTTACCATTCCCCAGATAAGGGCGATGTATGGTGGCGACCACTCCCGTAAAGAGAATCTGGTAGAGTATGGTTTCCGCTTACCTGCGGCACTGGATAACCGGCCTCTGAAATTTGAAGAATTCGAGTCGCTTGTACCTCAAACGATATATGTAAGCGCCACTCCTGCCGATTATGAACTGATGAAATCAGAAGGTATAGTCGTTGAGCAATTGATACGGCCTACAGGCTTGCTCGACCCTCCTATCGACGTTCGTCCAAGTCTTAACCAGATAGACGACCTGATGGAAGAAATACAGACACGGGTGGATAAGAATGAGCGTACGCTTGTCACCACGTTGACAAAGAGGATGGCAGAAGAATTAACAGCCTATTTGCTAAACAATGGGATGAAGTGCAGCTATATCCATTCCGATGTGGATACGCTGGACCGTGTGCAGATAATGGATGACTTACGCAGCGGGGAGTTCGATGTATTGGTCGGGGTAAACCTGTTGCGTGAAGGACTCGACCTGCCCGAAGTCTCACTTGTTGCGATCCTGGATGCGGACAAGGAAGGTTTCCTGCGTTCTCACCGCTCTCTGACGCAGACTGTGGGGCGTGCTGCCCGTAACGTAAACGGGAAAGTAATCTTCTATGCGGATAAAATCACAGAGAGCATGGAGAAGACTATAAACGAGACCAATCGCCGTCGTGAGATACAGATGGCTTACAATAAAGAACACGGCATCACCCCGCAGCAAATACGCAAGGCGCGTACTTCTGTATTCAGCCTGCGTAAAGAGGAACAATTCTCGGTGAAATCGTACACTCAGGATTCATCTATTGCGATAGCATCGGAAGATAAAATACAATATATGACCAAAGACGAGCTTAAAAAGGCGATTGAGAAAGCCCGCAAGCAGATGTCGGCCGCCGCTAAGAAACTCGAGTTTTTGGAAGCTGCCCAGTTTCGCGATCAGGTGATTAAACTGGAAGATGAATTGAAGGCGAAAAAATAG
- a CDS encoding S-adenosylmethionine:tRNA ribosyltransferase-isomerase, translating into MEVSIFRDIRINDYDYGLPDSRIAKYPLVKRDESKLLVYKGGKITDARFSNLPEYLPDDSLMIFNNTKVIQARLHFQKITGAQIEIFCLEPHFPNDYQLNFQQTQRCSWVCLVGNLKKWKEGDLIKELVVNGEPVIFSARRIQTNGDSHIIEFEWDNTGVTFSELLEVAGELPIPPYLNRDTEEQDKETYQTIYSKIDGSVAAPTAGLHFTPEVFESLGKNGVKTAEVTLHVGAGTFRPVKTEEVKDHVMHSEFISVKRDVIEQLLNHKGKVIAVGTTSVRTLESLYYIGELLEKDNSSGELKVTQWQPYKASGEKELPVKESLTNILTYLDKNNLTSLIAETQIIIAPGYIYKIVDGIITNFHQPKSTLLLLVSAFTGGDNWKAIYKHALDNGYRFLSYGDSSLLLKE; encoded by the coding sequence GTGGAAGTATCAATTTTCCGGGATATACGAATTAACGATTACGATTACGGCTTACCCGACAGCCGCATTGCAAAGTACCCTCTGGTTAAACGGGACGAATCAAAACTTCTTGTATATAAAGGAGGAAAAATAACAGATGCCCGTTTCAGCAATCTACCAGAGTATTTGCCGGACGATAGCCTGATGATTTTCAATAATACAAAAGTGATTCAGGCGCGGTTGCATTTTCAGAAAATAACGGGCGCGCAAATTGAGATTTTCTGCTTAGAGCCGCATTTCCCAAACGATTATCAACTAAATTTCCAGCAAACACAGCGATGTTCATGGGTTTGCCTGGTGGGTAATCTGAAAAAGTGGAAAGAAGGGGACCTTATAAAAGAACTGGTTGTAAATGGTGAACCTGTAATATTTTCAGCCCGGAGGATACAGACCAACGGGGACTCCCATATCATAGAATTTGAGTGGGACAATACCGGTGTTACATTCTCCGAATTGCTCGAAGTAGCCGGGGAATTACCTATTCCACCCTATCTGAACAGGGATACGGAAGAACAGGATAAAGAGACATATCAGACCATTTATTCGAAAATAGACGGTTCGGTAGCTGCTCCTACGGCAGGATTGCATTTCACGCCCGAAGTCTTCGAATCATTGGGTAAGAACGGAGTAAAGACGGCAGAGGTTACACTTCACGTGGGCGCAGGAACCTTCCGCCCTGTAAAAACTGAGGAGGTGAAAGACCATGTGATGCATTCCGAGTTTATCTCGGTGAAAAGGGATGTAATAGAGCAGCTTTTGAATCATAAAGGAAAGGTAATTGCCGTGGGAACAACCTCTGTACGTACTCTCGAAAGCTTGTATTACATTGGTGAACTACTGGAAAAAGATAATTCGTCCGGAGAGTTGAAAGTAACGCAATGGCAACCCTATAAAGCCTCTGGAGAAAAAGAACTTCCGGTAAAGGAATCCTTAACCAATATTCTTACATATCTGGATAAAAATAACCTGACATCACTTATTGCCGAAACACAGATCATTATAGCACCGGGATATATTTATAAAATTGTCGATGGAATAATCACGAATTTCCATCAGCCAAAAAGTACACTGCTTTTGCTGGTATCGGCATTTACGGGTGGAGATAACTGGAAGGCTATTTACAAACATGCACTGGATAATGGCTACCGCTTTTTAAGTTACGGCGACAGTTCATTATTACTAAAAGAATAA
- a CDS encoding DUF2027 domain-containing protein, protein MKTGDKVRFLNTTGGGVVKGFQGKDIVLVEDDEGFDIPVLIRECVVIEPANDAQVRQTSKPTAEVQQKAVIGKVEEKYEDYKTEETKEGEQLSVFLAYLPIDIKNLSTSAFECYLINDSNYYLSFNYMSRGDNGWASRNAGVIEPNTKLFIDEFDKTELNDIERICLQFFAYKKEKPFALKNAYSVEVHIDTVKFYKLHSFRENDYFEDEAIIYPIARRDLAEKELVISAAEIETAMKQKEGRPRIQPIVKKEKSAILEIDLHADELLDDTNGLSSGDILEYQLKKFREVMDENKRNKGQKIVFIHGKGDGILKNAVLKELNSNYKSAYYQDASFREYGYGATMVTIK, encoded by the coding sequence ATGAAAACAGGAGATAAAGTGCGCTTTCTGAACACAACAGGCGGCGGCGTAGTAAAAGGGTTTCAGGGAAAAGACATCGTTCTGGTAGAGGACGACGAAGGATTCGACATTCCCGTGCTGATACGCGAATGCGTAGTCATAGAACCTGCCAACGATGCACAGGTAAGACAAACATCGAAACCAACGGCTGAAGTTCAGCAAAAAGCCGTAATAGGCAAGGTTGAAGAAAAATATGAGGATTATAAAACGGAAGAGACGAAAGAAGGAGAGCAATTATCAGTTTTCCTTGCTTACCTCCCCATAGACATTAAAAATCTCAGCACATCCGCTTTTGAATGCTACCTTATCAATGATAGCAACTACTATCTGTCATTCAATTATATGAGTAGGGGTGACAACGGATGGGCGAGCCGGAATGCAGGAGTAATAGAGCCGAATACAAAGCTATTCATCGACGAATTCGATAAAACAGAGCTGAACGATATAGAGCGTATCTGCCTCCAGTTCTTTGCCTATAAGAAGGAAAAGCCTTTCGCTCTCAAGAACGCATATTCGGTGGAAGTACACATAGATACGGTGAAGTTCTACAAACTCCATAGCTTCAGAGAAAACGACTATTTCGAGGACGAAGCGATTATATACCCGATAGCCCGCCGCGACCTTGCGGAAAAAGAACTTGTCATTTCTGCCGCGGAAATAGAAACGGCCATGAAACAGAAGGAGGGTCGTCCGCGCATACAACCTATAGTGAAGAAAGAAAAAAGCGCAATCCTCGAAATAGATCTGCATGCCGATGAACTTTTAGACGATACAAACGGTTTATCATCAGGTGATATTCTGGAGTATCAGTTAAAGAAGTTCAGGGAAGTAATGGATGAGAACAAACGGAACAAAGGTCAGAAGATAGTCTTTATTCATGGCAAGGGGGATGGCATTCTAAAAAATGCGGTATTAAAGGAATTGAACTCAAACTATAAATCGGCTTATTATCAGGATGCATCTTTTCGTGAATACGGATATGGAGCTACTATGGTGACAATAAAATAA
- a CDS encoding LEA type 2 family protein encodes MKKRILALLLVVTTLVGCDSVQQGLRSTYNLINCEYSYKSITGLTISGMNLSNGLSVTSIPKVTSILSGTATSIPLNFTLNVNVKNPNESAALLHGLQYIISVDDIEFTTGSINQTLNIASGQTQTLPLTIGVDLATLMKNNSKDAVTEIAKNFLGIGSKKSNVSLQLKPTFMIGNTPVASPMYIPVSFSFGGN; translated from the coding sequence ATGAAGAAGAGAATTTTAGCATTATTATTAGTTGTAACTACATTGGTTGGTTGCGACAGCGTTCAACAGGGACTAAGAAGTACTTATAACCTGATAAACTGTGAATACAGTTATAAGTCGATTACGGGATTAACCATATCCGGAATGAATCTTTCCAATGGCTTATCCGTAACATCGATTCCTAAGGTAACATCTATTCTATCGGGAACGGCGACTTCTATTCCTCTCAATTTTACATTGAACGTAAATGTGAAGAACCCGAACGAATCGGCAGCATTGTTACATGGCCTTCAATATATCATCAGTGTGGATGATATCGAGTTTACCACCGGTTCTATAAACCAGACTCTGAATATTGCCTCGGGACAGACTCAGACATTACCGCTTACTATCGGAGTAGATCTGGCAACATTGATGAAGAATAACTCGAAAGACGCTGTAACAGAGATTGCCAAAAACTTTCTGGGTATCGGTTCTAAGAAATCGAATGTATCACTACAGCTCAAACCGACATTTATGATCGGTAATACTCCTGTAGCATCACCGATGTATATACCGGTAAGCTTCAGCTTCGGAGGTAATTAA
- a CDS encoding porin family protein: protein MKKLILTTIVLCFVATTMSAQIRFGIKAGTNLSNLYVSGNNQSINADQYKARVSYHFGGMMEYSLSDIFAIQPELMYTNGGANLKKENSFGMSDGHITLNSLQLPVNLKASFGLGDKKMFVYGGPYLSYNMYGKAKGKINGKTEDTEIFSKSSEMKRWDYGMGIGVGMEINKLVVSLNNQIGLADINGEEGSKMKSGNISLSIGYFF, encoded by the coding sequence ATGAAAAAGCTAATTTTAACTACCATCGTTCTTTGTTTTGTAGCCACTACTATGAGTGCCCAAATCCGCTTCGGGATAAAAGCCGGAACTAACCTTTCGAATCTGTATGTAAGCGGGAATAACCAGAGTATAAATGCAGACCAGTACAAGGCAAGGGTAAGTTATCACTTCGGAGGTATGATGGAGTATTCATTATCAGATATATTTGCAATACAGCCCGAACTGATGTATACAAACGGAGGAGCGAACCTGAAAAAAGAGAATTCATTCGGGATGTCGGACGGACATATAACGCTGAATTCCTTACAATTGCCTGTAAACCTGAAAGCTTCATTCGGATTGGGTGATAAAAAGATGTTTGTATATGGAGGACCTTATCTGAGTTATAATATGTATGGCAAAGCAAAAGGCAAAATAAATGGTAAGACAGAAGATACAGAAATATTCTCGAAAAGCTCTGAGATGAAACGCTGGGACTATGGAATGGGTATAGGAGTAGGCATGGAGATAAATAAACTTGTGGTAAGCCTGAATAATCAAATAGGACTAGCCGATATCAACGGGGAGGAAGGCAGCAAGATGAAGTCGGGGAATATTTCTTTGTCAATAGGATACTTTTTTTGA
- a CDS encoding LysM peptidoglycan-binding domain-containing protein gives MKSKFKNILFLSLILLAASALNLSAEGYNDLNIADVSATAQAPDAVITHTVVKGETAYSIAAVYNTTVQSIYKLNPKAEKGIKAGDKLKIERVRKAMNYSSHLIESKETLYSVSRMYHISVDDLKDANPGLDEKTFSKGKTIRIPMFTGEATVISSTATNGGYASPNMEYKVQKGETLYSIGRNQGISVEALLNSNPSLKDGGLKEGMTLTIPKRQIQEPRMTANEQKAVRVETPYATKGETVRVGVLFPFLDKNGSIQKEKLAEYYEGFLLAVKEMKNKGLNAEIYAFDIGAEKNTKKLESLLGTNEMKNLHLVIGGVSKQQIDVLTKFSKKTGIKYVIPFGSTNDIENTPTLFQMTTSHSSLYSEISSAFKDKFRDYNIIFVSEAGSDNDKSDFTNNLKKELSKSNILFKSTASSDNLITDIRNVMEGTKKNILIPTSSSEITLRKMLAAMNSLTTEAVTLFGYPEWQTYSQHTSGLHKYDSYIYSIFFLDEQQNDVKDFVSEYRKWYNKNLINSYPKYGYLGYDAGLYFLTALNRYGSSFENSISNLKVPTLQSAAHFQRVNDRGGFINNGLYLIRYKTESGIEKTDISR, from the coding sequence ATGAAATCTAAATTTAAGAATATACTGTTCCTATCATTGATTCTGTTAGCTGCATCTGCATTGAATTTGTCTGCTGAAGGATATAATGATCTGAATATAGCGGATGTCTCGGCTACTGCGCAAGCACCGGATGCTGTTATCACACATACTGTAGTGAAAGGAGAGACTGCCTACTCCATAGCCGCTGTGTATAATACCACTGTACAATCTATTTACAAGCTGAATCCGAAGGCCGAAAAGGGAATAAAAGCGGGAGATAAGCTGAAAATAGAGAGGGTGAGGAAAGCGATGAACTACAGTAGCCATCTTATTGAATCGAAAGAAACGCTCTATTCTGTATCGCGGATGTATCATATATCTGTAGACGACCTCAAAGATGCAAATCCGGGACTCGACGAAAAGACATTCAGTAAGGGTAAGACTATCCGGATACCGATGTTTACAGGTGAAGCCACGGTTATATCTTCAACTGCAACAAACGGAGGATATGCAAGCCCGAATATGGAGTATAAAGTACAGAAAGGGGAAACATTATACAGTATTGGCAGAAATCAAGGCATATCCGTAGAAGCTCTTCTGAACTCAAATCCTTCGTTGAAAGACGGTGGGTTGAAGGAGGGAATGACACTGACCATACCTAAAAGACAGATACAGGAGCCGAGGATGACTGCTAATGAGCAAAAAGCTGTACGAGTAGAGACTCCTTATGCAACAAAAGGTGAAACAGTACGCGTAGGAGTATTGTTCCCGTTCCTTGACAAAAACGGCAGTATCCAGAAAGAAAAGCTGGCTGAATATTACGAAGGTTTCCTCCTGGCCGTTAAAGAGATGAAGAACAAAGGACTGAATGCTGAGATATATGCATTCGACATTGGCGCCGAAAAAAATACAAAGAAGCTCGAAAGTCTTTTGGGGACAAACGAAATGAAAAACCTCCATCTTGTGATTGGCGGTGTGTCGAAACAGCAAATAGATGTATTGACTAAATTTTCTAAAAAAACAGGAATTAAATATGTTATACCTTTCGGTTCGACAAATGACATCGAAAATACACCTACTTTATTTCAGATGACCACATCCCACTCCAGCCTGTACTCTGAAATATCATCCGCATTCAAGGACAAGTTCAGGGACTACAATATAATCTTCGTATCCGAAGCGGGCTCTGACAACGATAAATCTGATTTTACAAACAATCTTAAAAAGGAGTTATCTAAATCAAATATACTGTTCAAATCTACTGCAAGCTCCGACAACCTGATTACAGATATAAGGAATGTGATGGAAGGTACAAAAAAGAACATACTGATACCTACTTCCTCATCAGAAATCACTTTGCGCAAAATGCTGGCTGCAATGAATTCGCTTACTACAGAAGCGGTAACCCTGTTCGGCTATCCCGAATGGCAGACATATTCGCAGCATACAAGCGGGCTGCATAAATACGATTCTTACATTTACAGCATATTCTTCCTCGATGAGCAACAGAATGATGTCAAAGACTTTGTAAGCGAATACAGGAAATGGTACAATAAGAACCTTATAAATTCATACCCTAAATACGGCTATCTGGGATACGATGCAGGACTTTACTTTCTGACTGCTCTTAACAGATATGGCAGCAGCTTTGAGAACAGTATATCTAACCTTAAAGTTCCTACGCTGCAATCAGCTGCGCACTTCCAACGTGTAAACGACAGGGGAGGATTTATCAACAACGGATTATACCTTATCCGGTATAAAACAGAGTCAGGCATTGAAAAAACAGATATCAGCAGATAA
- the mltG gene encoding endolytic transglycosylase MltG — protein MKKKILYAFIIIAVIAIAAGAYGYSIISTGFDIDKTVYLYIDEDRDYDALLKELKDSAKVKNISNFEMLASIMDYKDNLRTGRYAVKPDMDILDLMRHLRSGHQTPLNLKFNNIRTKEDFAERISNQLLLGKDDLLAALNNPEKCKDLGFTTETVVAMFIPNTYQFYWDVTLDEFLRRMKTEYSDFWNKKRMAQAEELGLSPVEVSTLASIVEEECTFTDEYPVVAGLYLNRLRSGQALQADPTVKFAVGDFSLRRILNKHLEVDSPYNTYMHTGLPPGPIRIPSIKGIDSVLDYTKSDYLYMCAKEDFSGRHNFARTYAEHQRNAIKYRNALNARGIY, from the coding sequence ATGAAAAAGAAGATTTTATATGCCTTTATTATAATTGCTGTTATAGCCATAGCAGCCGGTGCATACGGATATAGTATTATAAGCACAGGGTTTGATATAGATAAGACTGTTTATCTCTATATAGATGAAGACAGAGATTATGATGCATTGCTCAAAGAGCTGAAAGATAGTGCGAAAGTAAAAAATATAAGTAATTTCGAGATGCTGGCATCCATTATGGATTATAAGGACAATCTAAGGACAGGACGCTATGCTGTTAAACCGGATATGGATATCCTCGATCTTATGCGCCATCTGCGTAGCGGACATCAGACACCTTTGAATTTGAAATTTAACAATATACGGACCAAAGAAGACTTTGCCGAACGTATTTCCAATCAGTTGCTGTTGGGTAAGGATGATTTGTTAGCAGCGCTAAATAATCCGGAAAAATGCAAAGATCTGGGCTTTACTACAGAGACGGTAGTTGCCATGTTTATTCCCAATACATATCAATTTTACTGGGATGTTACTCTCGATGAATTTCTTCGGAGGATGAAGACTGAATATAGTGATTTTTGGAATAAGAAACGGATGGCGCAGGCAGAGGAATTAGGCCTGTCTCCGGTCGAAGTATCAACACTGGCTTCCATTGTTGAGGAAGAGTGTACTTTTACCGATGAATATCCGGTTGTAGCAGGACTGTATCTTAATAGGCTCCGTTCGGGTCAGGCATTGCAGGCAGACCCTACGGTTAAGTTTGCAGTGGGTGATTTCAGCCTGCGCCGTATATTGAACAAGCATCTCGAAGTAGATTCTCCATACAATACGTATATGCATACAGGTCTGCCTCCCGGCCCGATCCGGATACCTTCGATCAAAGGGATTGATAGTGTGCTTGATTATACAAAGAGCGACTATCTGTATATGTGTGCAAAAGAAGATTTCTCAGGACGTCATAATTTTGCCCGTACCTATGCTGAACATCAGAGGAATGCGATTAAATACAGAAATGCATTGAATGCGAGAGGGATATATTGA
- a CDS encoding lysophospholipid acyltransferase family protein, which produces MKKVILFLYQLFIFAPIFVLATIITAVTVMIGCLIGDRTFWGYYPPRLWSKLACRLALCRIKVVRHGKLDANQSYVFVPNHQGAFDIFLIYGYLNQNIKWVQKQELRKLPFVGKASEIAGHVFVDQSNLKSMKETILKAEEQLGDGSSMVIFPEGARTKTGKMGRFKRGAFVIAKEMGLPVVPVTVNGPFDLMKIKTYLIDPCKLELIVHEPISTDDLTDENMPQFIDNCREIVYSGLWEKYK; this is translated from the coding sequence ATGAAGAAAGTTATTCTCTTTCTGTACCAGTTGTTCATCTTCGCCCCCATATTTGTATTGGCGACTATTATTACGGCTGTCACAGTTATGATTGGCTGTCTTATAGGTGACCGGACGTTTTGGGGGTATTATCCGCCGCGCCTTTGGAGTAAACTGGCATGCCGCCTGGCCTTATGCAGGATTAAGGTGGTACGCCACGGGAAACTCGACGCAAACCAATCATATGTATTTGTACCCAATCATCAGGGTGCTTTCGATATTTTCCTTATATACGGGTATCTGAACCAGAATATAAAATGGGTACAGAAACAGGAGTTACGCAAATTACCATTTGTAGGTAAGGCATCGGAAATCGCAGGCCATGTATTTGTGGATCAGTCGAACCTGAAATCGATGAAAGAAACGATTCTCAAAGCTGAAGAGCAGCTCGGAGATGGTTCTTCGATGGTGATATTCCCTGAAGGAGCAAGAACAAAAACAGGCAAAATGGGTCGATTCAAACGCGGAGCATTCGTTATCGCAAAAGAAATGGGATTGCCGGTCGTACCTGTTACAGTAAACGGGCCATTTGACCTGATGAAAATAAAAACATACCTGATCGATCCATGCAAACTCGAGCTGATTGTCCATGAACCAATCTCGACGGACGACCTTACGGATGAGAATATGCCGCAGTTTATTGACAATTGCCGGGAAATCGTATATTCCGGATTATGGGAAAAATATAAATAA